From a region of the Rhodococcus sp. 4CII genome:
- a CDS encoding ABC transporter ATP-binding protein, which yields MVGVEVSVEGLTKSFGSQRIWQDVTLTLPAGEVSALLGPSGTGKSVFLKSLIGLLRPEQGSIVIDGTNILECSSKELYEIRKLFGVLFQDGALFGSINLFDNVAFPLREHTKKSESEIRKIVMEKMELVGLLGAEDKLPGEISGGMRKRAGLARALVLDPQIILVDEPDSGLDPVRTTYISQTLIDINAEIDATILIVSHNINLARTVPDNIGMLFRRHLVMFGPREVLLTSEEPVVKQFLNGTMIGPIGMSEEKDEAQMAQEQAMVDAGHHAGGVDDVEGIVPQMKATPGMPFRQAVARRQGRVRHIMHTLPENAQIAIHESLGAGCLDGEWDSNDADTQVLPAYTGVTQ from the coding sequence ATGGTGGGAGTGGAGGTTTCCGTCGAGGGACTGACCAAGTCTTTCGGCTCGCAGAGGATCTGGCAGGACGTCACGTTGACTCTTCCGGCCGGTGAGGTGAGTGCGTTGCTGGGCCCGTCGGGTACCGGTAAGTCGGTGTTTCTGAAGTCGCTGATCGGTCTGCTCCGTCCGGAGCAGGGGTCGATCGTGATCGACGGCACCAACATTCTCGAGTGCTCCTCGAAGGAGTTGTACGAGATCCGGAAGTTGTTCGGGGTGCTGTTCCAGGACGGTGCGTTGTTCGGCTCGATAAACCTGTTCGACAACGTGGCGTTCCCGTTGCGGGAGCACACGAAGAAGTCCGAGTCCGAGATCCGCAAGATCGTGATGGAGAAGATGGAGCTGGTCGGTCTGCTCGGGGCCGAGGACAAGCTGCCCGGCGAGATCTCCGGCGGTATGCGCAAGCGCGCCGGTCTGGCGCGGGCGCTGGTGCTGGATCCGCAGATCATTCTGGTGGACGAGCCCGACTCCGGTCTGGATCCGGTGCGCACCACGTACATTTCGCAGACGTTGATCGATATCAATGCGGAGATCGATGCGACGATTCTGATCGTGTCGCACAACATCAATCTGGCGCGGACGGTGCCGGACAACATCGGGATGCTGTTCCGGCGGCATCTGGTGATGTTCGGACCCCGCGAGGTGCTGCTCACCAGTGAGGAGCCGGTGGTCAAGCAGTTCCTCAACGGCACGATGATCGGTCCGATCGGGATGTCGGAGGAGAAGGACGAGGCGCAGATGGCGCAGGAGCAGGCGATGGTCGACGCCGGTCACCATGCCGGTGGTGTCGATGACGTGGAGGGCATCGTTCCGCAGATGAAGGCGACGCCGGGGATGCCGTTCCGGCAGGCCGTCGCTCGCCGTCAGGGGCGGGTGCGGCACATCATGCACACGTTGCCGGAGAACGCTCAGATCGCGATTCACGAAAGCCTCGGAGCTGGCTGCCTCGACGGGGAGTGGGATTCGAACGACGCAGACACGCAGGTTCTTCCGGCGTACACAGGAGTAACACAGTGA
- a CDS encoding ABC transporter permease, protein MDAVGKYLKETPIRSLETLGRSAELAANILRHTVSDTIALRLPIEEVATQMWKLLKVTALPALLMAVPIGAEVSVQVGGIMNQVGANSLAGAASGLGVVGQGAPMAAGLLMSGAAASAIASDLGARAIREEIEAIRVMGIDPVQRLVVPRFLAMIAIAPMLCIVIVAAGVAAGLVISANVNDVVPGSFWQSFGSFATPTDLAFSVLKSVIFAALVVLIASLRGLEAKGGPKGVANAVNASVVLSVFCIFMTNLVVSQVQMMFFPARLA, encoded by the coding sequence ATCGACGCGGTGGGGAAATACTTGAAGGAGACGCCCATTCGAAGTCTCGAGACGTTGGGGAGATCGGCCGAACTCGCGGCGAACATATTGAGGCACACCGTATCCGACACCATTGCGCTGCGGCTGCCCATCGAAGAGGTGGCCACCCAGATGTGGAAGCTCCTCAAGGTCACCGCACTGCCCGCGCTGCTGATGGCGGTGCCGATCGGCGCCGAGGTGTCGGTCCAGGTCGGTGGAATCATGAACCAGGTCGGCGCGAATTCATTGGCGGGTGCCGCCAGTGGACTCGGCGTGGTGGGACAGGGGGCGCCGATGGCGGCGGGACTCCTGATGAGCGGTGCGGCCGCATCGGCCATCGCGTCCGATCTCGGTGCTCGCGCGATTCGCGAAGAGATCGAAGCGATCCGGGTGATGGGTATCGACCCGGTCCAGAGGTTGGTCGTCCCGCGGTTCCTCGCGATGATCGCCATCGCGCCGATGCTGTGCATCGTGATCGTCGCGGCAGGCGTGGCCGCGGGGCTGGTGATCTCCGCGAACGTCAACGACGTGGTGCCCGGCAGCTTCTGGCAATCGTTCGGTTCGTTCGCAACGCCGACCGATCTGGCCTTCTCCGTGCTCAAGTCGGTGATCTTCGCGGCGCTCGTCGTGTTGATCGCCAGCCTGCGCGGGCTCGAAGCGAAGGGCGGCCCGAAGGGCGTCGCCAACGCGGTCAACGCCTCGGTGGTACTCAGTGTCTTCTGCATCTTCATGACCAATCTCGTGGTCAGCCAGGTACAGATGATGTTCTTCCCGGCTCGGTTGGCGTGA
- a CDS encoding MlaE family ABC transporter permease, with protein sequence MEEIGQVAVFAAKTVALLPTTLRKYRKQTMTTMNNMAWGNGSLVVDGGVVSLMFFLGLAVGAVVAIQAFMAFDLLGFGALTGIIGSFGNVRVIAPIITGIGFAAQAGCRMTAEIGSMRISEEIDATESMGLQAIPFVVGTRLIGSMLIVIPGYLMALVVSFMTGGFIIKTFHRQPAGTYDHYFSQFLSVPDLVASLVKAVVFCAVVTMIHCYYGYFASGGPAGVGAASGRAIRASLVAIVVLNFCMTVAIWGLSPELVFKG encoded by the coding sequence ATCGAGGAAATCGGGCAGGTCGCGGTCTTCGCCGCCAAGACGGTCGCATTGCTGCCCACGACACTGCGAAAATACCGCAAGCAGACCATGACCACCATGAACAACATGGCCTGGGGAAACGGCTCGCTCGTCGTCGACGGCGGTGTGGTCAGTCTGATGTTCTTCCTGGGATTGGCCGTGGGCGCCGTGGTGGCGATCCAGGCGTTCATGGCCTTCGATCTGCTCGGATTCGGGGCGCTGACCGGGATCATCGGATCGTTCGGCAATGTCCGGGTGATCGCGCCGATCATCACCGGAATCGGATTCGCCGCTCAGGCCGGCTGCAGGATGACGGCCGAGATCGGCTCGATGCGCATCTCGGAGGAGATCGACGCCACCGAATCGATGGGCTTGCAAGCCATTCCGTTCGTGGTCGGGACGCGTCTGATCGGGAGCATGCTCATCGTGATTCCCGGATACCTGATGGCGCTGGTGGTCAGTTTCATGACCGGCGGGTTTATCATCAAGACTTTTCATCGTCAGCCGGCGGGTACCTACGATCATTACTTCAGTCAATTCCTCAGTGTTCCCGACCTGGTGGCGTCGCTCGTCAAGGCGGTCGTCTTCTGCGCGGTCGTCACGATGATCCACTGCTACTACGGATACTTCGCGAGTGGTGGGCCGGCAGGCGTGGGTGCGGCGTCCGGGCGCGCGATCCGGGCGAGTCTCGTCGCGATCGTGGTCCTGAATTTCTGTATGACCGTAGCGATCTGGGGTCTGAGTCCCGAGCTGGTATTCAAAGGATGA
- a CDS encoding Mce family protein — protein MSRARSQDFLRGAPGRQARVLNTAGLGVVVTTCAVIAAAVWVYPGSAEPDGMPISIDIPYVGPGVDSGTKVILRGGEVGVVTGLERMGADSVRMDLRLDPSQIAGLTDAFDVDFRPQNYFGSTAVNLVGKPGGSELEAHRTLDRTPTGDFTMSTMIEKGSLTVDGTLTDSMIAGLDEVVRYTDGLTPMIDAGLLFADRVAQTQQALPSELLGRVNDILAVFPAFNRQAIDSLTHIYNSTYNQRPDGSVGVDDPFMDETDAGLTLAAGQLFGQAGQLLKSHGEELTPVTEVVGELAGVVPHLYDGGARPERLRDAVERLDTTFEDSGDGQRLNLRIVLDDLPALAAPLAYTDAAAPAGNGAGR, from the coding sequence ATGAGTAGAGCGCGGAGCCAAGACTTTCTGAGGGGCGCGCCGGGTCGTCAGGCCCGGGTGCTGAACACGGCGGGGCTGGGGGTCGTCGTCACGACGTGCGCGGTGATCGCCGCTGCCGTCTGGGTGTACCCGGGCAGCGCCGAACCGGACGGGATGCCGATCAGCATCGACATCCCGTACGTGGGGCCGGGCGTCGACTCCGGCACGAAGGTGATTTTACGGGGCGGTGAGGTCGGTGTCGTCACCGGTCTGGAACGCATGGGCGCGGATTCCGTCCGCATGGACCTTCGGCTCGACCCGAGTCAGATCGCAGGCCTGACCGACGCATTCGACGTCGACTTCCGGCCGCAGAACTACTTCGGTTCCACGGCCGTCAATCTGGTGGGCAAGCCCGGCGGTTCCGAACTGGAGGCGCATCGCACACTCGACCGCACGCCCACAGGAGATTTCACGATGTCGACCATGATCGAGAAGGGGTCGTTGACCGTCGACGGCACGCTGACGGACTCGATGATCGCCGGCCTGGACGAGGTCGTCCGGTACACCGACGGTCTGACACCCATGATCGATGCAGGACTTCTGTTCGCCGACCGGGTGGCGCAGACGCAGCAGGCCCTTCCCAGCGAACTGCTCGGGCGGGTCAACGACATCCTCGCGGTGTTCCCGGCGTTCAACCGCCAGGCGATCGATTCACTGACCCACATCTACAACAGCACGTACAACCAGCGACCCGACGGTTCGGTCGGGGTCGACGACCCGTTCATGGACGAGACCGACGCCGGTCTGACCCTTGCGGCGGGGCAATTGTTCGGACAGGCCGGGCAGTTGTTGAAATCGCACGGTGAGGAACTGACGCCCGTGACCGAAGTGGTCGGAGAACTCGCCGGCGTGGTACCGCACCTCTACGACGGCGGGGCGCGGCCCGAGCGACTGCGTGACGCTGTCGAGCGGCTGGACACCACGTTCGAGGACAGCGGCGACGGTCAGCGGCTCAACCTGCGGATTGTCCTGGACGACCTGCCCGCGCTGGCGGCCCCGCTCGCGTACACCGATGCCGCGGCGCCGGCCGGGAACGGAGCAGGCCGATGA
- a CDS encoding MlaD family protein, which produces MSNRTGFVVTLVKLAAAAAVSVLLFVIVISAMKSPVDGETRSYTAEFTDVSGLGAHGDIRTKGVRIGKVESVELIRDGGRSLAEVHFTMEKQYQLTSDTVLAVKYQNLTGVRYIDAEFPSDPGDAVDRLPADKTRPSYDITELFNGLQPVLATMSTDDINRFTENAISLLQGDGNGLSPMLADAQKLAGLAHDREQVISTLTGNLARISDSMGGRSPEVVEFLRSVSFPIAKAMSVIDEFPKTAAFGPEFLTPIKRLIDALGLQPGTDVEKMLSDAFESVPDTAEALRLLPVTFAGLQVPQTAVRGPDALRCTNGVAQLPTEVEVLLRGSEVVVCNP; this is translated from the coding sequence ATGAGCAACCGCACCGGATTCGTCGTCACTCTCGTCAAGCTCGCCGCTGCGGCCGCGGTGTCCGTGCTCCTCTTCGTCATCGTGATCAGTGCGATGAAGAGTCCGGTAGACGGCGAGACGAGAAGCTATACAGCGGAATTCACCGACGTCTCCGGTCTGGGCGCGCACGGGGACATCCGGACGAAGGGCGTGCGGATCGGCAAGGTCGAATCGGTCGAGCTGATCCGGGACGGCGGGCGGAGTCTCGCGGAGGTGCATTTCACGATGGAGAAGCAGTATCAGCTCACCTCCGACACGGTCCTGGCGGTGAAGTACCAGAACCTCACCGGGGTCCGCTACATCGACGCGGAGTTTCCCTCGGATCCGGGCGACGCGGTCGATCGTCTGCCTGCCGACAAGACGCGACCCTCGTACGACATCACCGAGTTGTTCAACGGACTGCAACCGGTCCTCGCCACCATGAGCACGGACGACATCAACAGATTCACCGAGAACGCGATCTCCCTGCTCCAGGGAGACGGAAACGGCCTGTCGCCGATGCTCGCGGACGCGCAGAAACTCGCCGGTCTCGCCCACGATCGTGAACAGGTCATCTCGACGCTCACCGGCAACCTCGCGCGAATCTCCGACAGCATGGGAGGCCGGTCGCCCGAAGTCGTCGAGTTCCTGCGCTCGGTGAGTTTCCCCATCGCGAAGGCGATGTCGGTCATCGACGAATTCCCGAAGACGGCCGCGTTCGGCCCCGAGTTCCTCACCCCGATCAAACGGTTGATCGACGCCCTCGGCCTGCAACCGGGGACGGACGTCGAGAAGATGCTGTCCGACGCGTTCGAGTCGGTGCCGGACACTGCCGAAGCGCTGCGACTGCTCCCGGTCACCTTCGCCGGACTGCAGGTTCCGCAGACAGCTGTGCGCGGCCCGGACGCCCTCCGGTGCACGAATGGTGTGGCGCAGTTGCCCACCGAAGTCGAGGTCCTGCTGAGAGGGAGCGAGGTCGTCGTATGCAACCCGTGA
- a CDS encoding MlaD family protein, producing MQPVTKSRAGRMGRTSIVARSLIGREVALGAGVVLLLVVALTTTAVLYANPPGRTSFSFRTDDASSIDIGQDVRVAGIGVGTVTDVSIEPDTVLVTAEIDHEIPVGSESRVDVRMLTPVGGYAITLVPLGDQPLGDAALPASQVSVPYSIGDVLQAAPHTTDDIEGGTVDANLDEVARALDENPTSIASMISGLTSIARVMDHQRAQVRTVADLAAEYLQSFEADQGMVFELIRQIDVVLSTYNTTHAGFNEAYRLLGNVLMTIQPFEAFYLDHKTEVLAAVDQAKTVIDEFRTSMGPAIDNLQALRGQLAEWMTPDGMAAIKGGTLMASDFCVPVAGRTC from the coding sequence ATGCAACCCGTGACGAAAAGCCGTGCCGGGCGGATGGGCCGAACGTCGATCGTGGCGCGGTCGCTGATCGGCAGGGAGGTGGCGCTCGGCGCCGGAGTCGTTCTCCTGCTCGTCGTCGCGCTCACGACAACCGCAGTCCTGTACGCGAACCCGCCGGGGCGCACGTCGTTCTCGTTCCGCACCGACGACGCGTCCTCGATCGACATCGGCCAGGACGTCCGGGTGGCCGGCATCGGCGTGGGAACCGTCACGGATGTGTCGATCGAGCCGGACACGGTACTGGTGACGGCGGAGATCGACCACGAGATACCGGTCGGCTCGGAATCCCGCGTCGACGTGCGCATGCTCACCCCGGTCGGCGGCTACGCGATCACCCTCGTCCCGCTCGGCGATCAGCCGCTCGGCGACGCGGCTCTGCCCGCCTCCCAGGTCAGTGTTCCGTACTCGATCGGAGACGTGCTCCAGGCCGCGCCGCACACGACGGACGACATCGAGGGCGGCACCGTCGATGCGAATCTCGACGAGGTCGCGCGGGCTCTCGACGAGAACCCGACATCGATCGCCTCGATGATCTCGGGACTCACCAGCATCGCCCGAGTCATGGATCACCAACGTGCGCAGGTGCGCACCGTCGCGGACCTCGCCGCGGAGTACCTCCAGAGCTTCGAGGCCGATCAGGGCATGGTGTTCGAACTGATCCGTCAGATCGACGTGGTCCTCTCGACGTACAACACCACTCACGCCGGTTTCAACGAGGCGTACCGGCTGCTCGGCAACGTCCTGATGACGATCCAGCCGTTCGAAGCGTTCTATCTCGACCACAAGACGGAGGTGCTCGCAGCGGTGGACCAGGCGAAGACGGTGATCGACGAATTCCGGACGTCGATGGGCCCCGCCATCGACAATCTTCAGGCGTTGCGCGGTCAGCTCGCCGAATGGATGACGCCCGACGGGATGGCCGCGATCAAGGGCGGCACACTCATGGCCTCGGACTTCTGCGTCCCCGTTGCCGGACGGACGTGCTGA
- a CDS encoding MlaD family protein produces MPATSRLTVKVLAVVCAAAVVGGAGVAVATTGEPADRSTFCALMPDAVGLYTGNPVTQMGYQVGRVEGIEPQGDHVQVTFSLASGRSYPQDVRAVTRSKSLLADRSLELVGNYATGPELEPAECIPLEHSHTPKSISEIAGSAADFIDAIAPDDGQENVRGTVVGLETALRGQGENAADMMRHAAAAAADPDKLVADIGSSIANMAPLTDEALRRWSSIRSIVEQMPAVVAAGIDLWPGVIEVCEGIGWLVATLNDIQQNYGADIWPFVHGPATDALKLAATRSTDIAGLISTIPSVAPFLAQQTARDGALSIAYQPPTVATTATGAEVPMGRLLDLVLAGRK; encoded by the coding sequence ATGCCTGCGACATCACGCCTGACGGTCAAGGTGCTGGCCGTCGTCTGCGCGGCCGCCGTCGTCGGCGGTGCCGGTGTGGCGGTGGCGACGACGGGAGAGCCCGCAGACCGGTCGACGTTCTGCGCGCTCATGCCGGACGCCGTCGGCCTCTACACGGGCAACCCTGTCACCCAGATGGGTTACCAGGTCGGCCGCGTCGAAGGCATCGAACCGCAGGGCGACCACGTGCAGGTCACCTTCTCGCTCGCGAGTGGCCGATCCTATCCGCAGGATGTCCGGGCGGTCACCCGCTCGAAGTCGCTGCTGGCCGATCGGAGCCTCGAACTGGTGGGCAACTACGCCACCGGTCCGGAACTCGAGCCGGCGGAGTGTATCCCGCTGGAGCACAGCCACACCCCGAAGAGCATCTCCGAAATTGCCGGTTCGGCAGCAGATTTCATCGATGCGATCGCGCCGGACGACGGGCAGGAGAACGTTCGGGGAACGGTGGTCGGTCTAGAAACGGCACTGCGCGGTCAGGGCGAGAACGCCGCAGACATGATGAGGCATGCCGCCGCGGCGGCGGCCGATCCGGACAAGCTCGTCGCCGACATCGGCTCGTCGATCGCGAACATGGCTCCGCTGACGGACGAAGCGCTCCGGCGCTGGAGTTCGATCCGGTCGATCGTGGAACAGATGCCGGCGGTCGTGGCCGCGGGGATCGACCTGTGGCCCGGAGTCATCGAGGTGTGCGAGGGAATCGGCTGGCTGGTAGCGACATTGAACGACATCCAGCAGAACTACGGCGCCGACATCTGGCCGTTCGTGCACGGACCGGCGACCGACGCCCTGAAGCTGGCGGCGACGAGGTCGACCGACATCGCGGGCCTGATCTCGACGATTCCGTCGGTCGCGCCGTTCCTCGCGCAGCAGACGGCGCGCGACGGAGCGCTCTCCATCGCCTATCAGCCACCGACCGTGGCGACGACCGCCACCGGAGCCGAGGTGCCGATGGGCAGGCTGCTCGACCTCGTGCTCGCGGGAAGGAAATGA
- a CDS encoding MlaD family protein, translated as MNRSRRTRRLLGAVTVGVVVLTVPACSLGPDDLPSVRAGVGETYDLSLEFTSVMNLPAGADVMMDGLRVGEVRSLQVSGPIVTVSAGIGSGTRIPADARAIVRQDTLLGDTYIAVTDEGGGAAGEYLPAGGTIPVSRTISPPQLEDTIAVLAKFVNGGSIQRIEDVMARVNSVVPPLPAVRDVASVAALDMRDLAGRTEEIDRTLSGLNETALSFDDRTDALSAMFDSSSVHYWRRLAISVVAHIGQILPSVGSVYEGGLWMVPMLNSLADTGDVAREAWDEAPDTTVVLSRFLRSRIVPFAQKPSVDIEGIESAGGDQIVADAENLLRMLGAVK; from the coding sequence ATGAACCGATCGAGAAGAACGAGGCGGCTTCTGGGCGCCGTGACGGTGGGCGTAGTGGTACTGACGGTGCCGGCCTGCTCCCTGGGCCCGGACGACCTCCCCTCGGTCCGTGCCGGCGTCGGGGAAACCTACGACCTTTCGCTCGAGTTCACCAGCGTGATGAACCTGCCTGCGGGCGCCGACGTGATGATGGACGGGTTGCGGGTCGGCGAGGTCCGGTCCCTGCAGGTGTCCGGGCCGATCGTGACGGTGTCGGCGGGCATCGGAAGCGGCACCCGAATCCCGGCCGACGCGCGCGCGATCGTCCGTCAGGACACGCTCCTGGGCGACACGTACATCGCGGTCACCGATGAGGGCGGCGGTGCGGCCGGCGAGTATCTGCCCGCCGGGGGCACCATTCCCGTGAGCCGCACCATCTCGCCGCCGCAACTGGAGGACACCATCGCGGTGCTGGCGAAATTCGTCAACGGCGGCAGTATCCAGCGGATCGAAGACGTGATGGCCCGGGTGAATTCCGTGGTGCCGCCACTCCCGGCCGTACGCGACGTGGCGTCCGTGGCGGCGCTGGACATGCGGGACCTCGCGGGGCGAACCGAGGAGATCGATCGGACGTTGTCGGGGTTGAACGAGACCGCGCTGTCGTTCGACGACCGGACCGATGCCTTGTCGGCGATGTTCGACAGTTCCAGCGTGCACTACTGGCGGCGACTCGCGATCTCGGTCGTCGCCCACATCGGCCAGATCCTGCCGTCCGTCGGCAGCGTCTACGAAGGCGGACTGTGGATGGTTCCCATGCTGAACTCCCTCGCCGACACGGGGGACGTGGCGCGCGAGGCCTGGGACGAGGCGCCGGACACGACCGTCGTGCTGTCCCGCTTCCTGCGGAGCAGGATCGTGCCGTTCGCGCAGAAGCCGTCCGTCGACATCGAGGGCATCGAATCAGCCGGGGGAGACCAGATCGTGGCCGACGCGGAGAACCTGCTCCGCATGCTGGGAGCAGTGAAATGA
- a CDS encoding MlaD family protein, whose amino-acid sequence MTVKTQLSIVGMVVIAVLSFLYMGRAGLHVSRFDDVRTATLDVPDTNGLVVGSRVLLRGVAIGHISDMTTSADHIEVAWNYENGRSIPADSAFRVDNLSALGEPYLAVLPSSNAGPYLEDGATVPASQVVVPTTFKELSERLTRLLEQVDPERVQSIFDTIDVALPDDFAVLNNLNRAGELLAATLSQQSDTLTTLFDTLQPLLMDSATVPEGFRGTTPIVAEFGSGFHDVLGGIRFATEKGPLRDGIANGASPFIGELQTFLDHTAPDLQVIGVNLLPSVQAGAAAMRTVDVGRLLDNVMAATTSGDALTVHLSPSGR is encoded by the coding sequence ATGACCGTGAAGACGCAATTGTCGATCGTCGGCATGGTGGTGATCGCCGTGTTGTCGTTCCTCTACATGGGCCGAGCGGGGTTGCACGTGAGCCGATTCGACGACGTGCGCACCGCCACGCTGGACGTGCCGGACACGAACGGACTCGTCGTCGGCTCACGGGTTCTGCTCCGCGGGGTGGCAATCGGGCACATCAGTGACATGACGACGTCGGCAGATCACATCGAAGTCGCCTGGAACTACGAGAACGGCCGGTCGATCCCCGCCGACAGCGCGTTCCGGGTCGACAATCTCTCGGCACTGGGCGAGCCGTATCTCGCCGTTCTGCCCTCGTCGAACGCCGGACCGTATCTCGAGGACGGTGCCACGGTCCCGGCGTCGCAGGTGGTGGTGCCGACGACGTTCAAGGAGCTCTCGGAACGCCTGACCAGGCTTCTCGAACAGGTGGATCCCGAACGGGTGCAGTCGATCTTCGACACGATCGACGTCGCGCTGCCCGACGACTTCGCAGTCCTGAACAATCTCAACCGTGCCGGCGAACTACTCGCCGCGACGCTCAGCCAGCAGTCCGACACCCTCACCACGTTGTTCGACACCCTGCAGCCCTTGCTGATGGACAGCGCCACCGTCCCGGAAGGATTCCGGGGCACGACACCGATCGTCGCCGAGTTCGGCAGCGGGTTCCACGACGTGCTCGGCGGAATCCGCTTCGCCACCGAGAAGGGTCCGCTGCGCGACGGAATCGCCAACGGGGCAAGCCCTTTCATCGGGGAGCTACAGACCTTCCTCGACCACACGGCCCCGGACCTCCAGGTGATCGGCGTGAATCTTCTCCCCTCGGTCCAGGCCGGAGCGGCCGCGATGCGGACCGTCGACGTAGGCCGCTTGCTCGACAACGTCATGGCGGCCACCACATCCGGAGACGCACTGACAGTCCACCTCAGCCCGTCCGGGCGGTAG